One part of the Microlunatus elymi genome encodes these proteins:
- the iolC gene encoding 5-dehydro-2-deoxygluconokinase, giving the protein MAEPVRADDRSRRQPDDRSRARRDGAVGHEVLTFGRSGVDIYPQQIGVGLEDVTSFGKYLGGTTANVAVAAARLGRRAAIITGVGDDPFGRYVRRQLVDLGVDDRHVVTNTEYATPVTFCEIFPPDDFPIWFYRKPSAPDLQVRVADVDLDAVRGSDLVWISVTGLSENPSRETHFAVLEARQRKPFTVVDLDYRPMFWESPEAARAQIAKVLPQVNVAVGNREECEVAVGESDPERAADALLEAGVELAIVKQGPDGVLAKTRTERVVSPPIMITPMNGLGAGDGFGGSLAHGLLAGWPLGTVLQRANAAGAIVASRLECSTAMPTAEEIDTLLAGGDPNAGLADAATHPDAGSAAPMPGPARTAIRS; this is encoded by the coding sequence ATGGCCGAACCGGTACGAGCTGATGACCGATCCCGCAGGCAGCCGGACGATCGCTCCCGCGCCCGGCGCGACGGCGCCGTCGGGCACGAGGTCCTGACCTTCGGCCGCAGCGGAGTGGACATCTACCCGCAGCAGATCGGCGTCGGGCTCGAGGACGTGACCTCCTTTGGCAAGTACCTCGGCGGCACCACCGCCAACGTCGCCGTCGCCGCCGCCCGGCTCGGACGGCGCGCGGCGATCATCACCGGTGTCGGCGACGACCCGTTCGGCCGCTATGTTCGCCGCCAACTCGTCGACCTCGGGGTCGACGACCGGCACGTGGTGACCAACACCGAATACGCCACTCCGGTCACCTTCTGCGAGATCTTCCCGCCGGACGATTTCCCGATCTGGTTCTACCGCAAGCCGTCGGCACCCGACCTGCAGGTGCGCGTGGCCGACGTCGATCTCGATGCCGTCCGCGGATCCGATCTGGTCTGGATCTCGGTCACCGGGTTGAGCGAGAATCCCAGCAGGGAAACACATTTCGCGGTGCTGGAGGCGCGGCAGCGTAAGCCGTTCACCGTTGTTGATCTTGACTATCGGCCGATGTTCTGGGAGTCGCCCGAGGCCGCTCGGGCACAGATCGCCAAGGTGCTGCCGCAGGTCAACGTCGCGGTCGGCAACCGGGAGGAGTGCGAGGTCGCGGTCGGTGAGTCCGATCCTGAACGCGCGGCCGATGCGCTGCTGGAAGCCGGGGTCGAGTTGGCCATCGTCAAGCAAGGGCCGGACGGTGTGCTGGCCAAGACCCGTACCGAGCGGGTGGTGTCGCCGCCGATCATGATCACGCCGATGAACGGCCTCGGCGCCGGCGATGGGTTCGGCGGTTCGCTGGCTCACGGGCTGCTGGCCGGCTGGCCGCTGGGAACCGTGCTGCAGCGAGCCAACGCCGCCGGAGCGATCGTCGCCTCCCGGCTGGAGTGCTCCACCGCGATGCCGACCGCCGAAGAGATCGACACCCTGTTGGCCGGTGGCGATCCCAACGCGGGCCTCGCCGACGCGGCCACCCACCCGGACGCTGGTTCTGCTGCCCCGATGCCCGGCCCGGCAAGAACGGCGATTCGATCATGA
- a CDS encoding glycosyltransferase family 2 protein: MPILNEERHLAAAVRRILAQDYPGDLQVILSVGPCTDRTEQIATDLASADHRLQVVENPTGKTPSALNLGIAAAKYEIVVRVDGHGELTDGYIKRAVELLDETGAANVGGVMDAQGNSAFEEAVAYAYTSRLGLGGSKFHLEESPAGPAETVYLGVFRKQALQEAGGYDETMFRAQDWELNHRLLQRGELIWFSPELKVTYRPRSTFKALASQFFLTGKWRREVVRRYPETAGLRYLAPPVTVVGVGVGTAGGLLGLLADKLILKIGWLAPVGYALLIMAGTATAKGLSPQARARLPLVLIVMHLCWGAGFLVGLDHRNRR; the protein is encoded by the coding sequence ATGCCGATCCTGAATGAGGAACGGCACCTGGCCGCGGCGGTGCGCCGCATCCTGGCCCAGGACTACCCGGGCGACCTGCAGGTGATCCTGTCGGTCGGCCCGTGCACGGACCGGACCGAGCAGATCGCCACCGACCTGGCGTCCGCCGATCACCGGCTGCAGGTGGTGGAGAATCCGACCGGGAAGACGCCGAGCGCGCTCAACCTCGGCATCGCCGCGGCCAAGTACGAGATCGTGGTCCGAGTCGACGGCCACGGCGAGCTGACCGACGGCTACATCAAGCGGGCGGTCGAGTTGCTGGACGAGACCGGCGCGGCCAACGTCGGCGGCGTGATGGACGCCCAGGGCAACAGCGCCTTCGAGGAGGCGGTCGCCTACGCCTACACCTCGAGGCTGGGACTGGGCGGGTCGAAGTTCCATCTGGAGGAGTCGCCGGCCGGGCCGGCCGAGACCGTCTATCTCGGGGTGTTCCGCAAACAGGCCCTGCAGGAAGCCGGCGGCTACGACGAGACCATGTTCCGGGCCCAGGACTGGGAGTTGAACCACCGGCTGCTGCAGCGGGGAGAGCTGATCTGGTTCTCGCCGGAGTTGAAGGTCACCTATCGGCCGCGCTCCACGTTCAAGGCGCTGGCATCGCAGTTCTTCCTGACCGGCAAGTGGCGCCGCGAGGTCGTCCGGCGCTACCCGGAGACGGCCGGGCTGCGTTATCTGGCGCCGCCGGTGACGGTGGTCGGCGTCGGGGTCGGCACCGCCGGCGGTCTGCTCGGGCTGCTGGCCGACAAGTTGATCTTGAAGATCGGCTGGCTGGCGCCAGTCGGCTACGCGTTGTTGATCATGGCCGGAACGGCGACCGCCAAGGGCCTCAGTCCGCAGGCTCGGGCGCGACTGCCGCTGGTGCTGATCGTGATGCATCTGTGCTGGGGGGCCGGCTTCCTGGTGGGTCTGGACCACCGCAACCGTCGCTGA
- a CDS encoding ATP-binding cassette domain-containing protein: MKADAAEPVVTADSHDLIRVDGARVNNLKDIHVELPKRRLTAITGVSGSGKSSLVFGTIAAESQRLINETYSAFVQGFMPTLDRPDVDVLDGLTTAIIVDQERMGTDPRSTVGTATDVGAMLRILYSRLGKPHIGSPKAFSFNVASISGAGAVTFEKSGRKVKERRDFNIVGGMCPRCEGVGRVSDFDLTQLYDESKSLNDDALLVPNHGGNSWYGRIFKEAGYLDPDKPIRKYTKRELNDLLYKEQTRVKVQGVNVWYEGLIPRIQRSMLSKDRESMQPHIRAFVDRAITFSTCPECNGTRLSELARSSKINKLSIADVCALQISDVAQWIRKLSDPSVAPLLSALADTLDSFTEIGLGYLSLDRPSGTLSGGEAQRIKMIRHLGSALTDITYVFDEPSIGLHPHDIERMNSLLLQLRDKGNTVLVVEHKPEMITIADHVVDLGPGAGSDGGSICFEGTVEGLRASDTITGRHLDDRARLKESVRESSAALEIRGADEHNLRDVDVDIPLGVLTVITGVAGSGKSSLINSSVSPLDGVVTVDQSAIKGSRRSNPATYTGLLEPIRKAFAKENGVKPALFSANSEGACPACNGAGVIYTDLGMMAGVATTCEECGGKRFGASVLEYRFGGRDISEVLAMSVAEAEEFFASEAASVPAAHKILTRLAEVGLGYLRLGQPLTTLSGGERQRIKLATQMAEKGDVYVLDEPTTGLHLADVEQLLALLDRLVDSGKSVIVIEHHQAVMAHADWIIDLGPGAGHDGGTIVFEGTPAELIKDRSTLTGQHLAEYVGS, translated from the coding sequence ATGAAGGCGGACGCAGCGGAGCCGGTCGTGACGGCGGACAGTCACGATCTGATCCGCGTCGACGGTGCCCGGGTGAACAACCTGAAGGACATCCACGTCGAGCTGCCGAAACGGCGGCTGACCGCGATCACCGGTGTCTCCGGATCCGGGAAGAGTTCACTGGTGTTCGGCACCATCGCCGCCGAGTCGCAGCGGTTGATCAACGAGACCTACAGCGCGTTCGTCCAGGGTTTCATGCCGACCCTGGATCGGCCCGATGTGGACGTGCTGGACGGGCTGACCACGGCGATCATCGTCGATCAGGAACGGATGGGCACCGACCCGCGCTCCACCGTCGGCACCGCGACCGACGTCGGCGCGATGTTGCGCATCCTCTACAGCCGGCTCGGCAAGCCGCACATCGGCTCCCCCAAGGCGTTCAGTTTCAACGTCGCCTCGATCAGCGGCGCCGGCGCGGTCACCTTCGAGAAGTCGGGCCGGAAGGTCAAGGAACGACGCGACTTCAACATCGTCGGCGGCATGTGCCCGCGCTGCGAGGGAGTCGGCCGGGTGTCCGACTTCGATCTCACCCAGTTGTACGACGAGAGCAAGTCGCTGAACGACGACGCCCTGCTGGTGCCCAATCACGGCGGCAACAGCTGGTACGGCCGGATCTTCAAGGAAGCCGGTTACCTCGACCCGGACAAGCCGATCCGCAAATACACCAAGCGCGAGCTGAACGACCTGCTGTACAAGGAACAGACCCGGGTCAAGGTCCAGGGCGTCAACGTCTGGTACGAGGGTCTGATCCCGCGCATCCAGCGGTCGATGCTGTCCAAGGACCGGGAGTCGATGCAGCCGCACATCCGCGCCTTCGTGGACCGGGCGATCACCTTCTCCACCTGCCCGGAATGCAACGGCACTCGGCTCAGCGAGCTGGCTCGATCGTCGAAGATCAACAAGCTCAGCATCGCCGACGTCTGCGCGCTGCAGATCAGCGATGTCGCGCAGTGGATCCGCAAGCTGAGCGATCCGTCGGTGGCACCGCTGCTCAGCGCGTTGGCCGACACGTTGGACTCGTTCACCGAGATCGGTCTGGGCTACCTGTCGCTGGATCGCCCGTCCGGGACGCTGTCCGGCGGTGAAGCCCAGCGGATCAAGATGATCCGGCATCTCGGCTCCGCCCTCACCGACATCACCTACGTCTTCGACGAGCCGTCGATCGGCCTGCACCCGCACGACATCGAGCGGATGAACAGTCTGCTGCTGCAGCTTCGGGACAAGGGAAACACCGTACTGGTGGTGGAACACAAGCCGGAGATGATCACCATCGCCGATCACGTTGTTGATCTTGGTCCGGGCGCCGGATCGGACGGCGGCAGCATCTGCTTCGAGGGCACCGTGGAGGGGCTGCGGGCCAGCGACACGATCACCGGGCGACATCTGGACGATCGCGCGCGGTTGAAGGAGTCGGTCCGGGAATCGTCTGCTGCGTTGGAGATTCGTGGCGCCGACGAGCACAACCTGCGCGACGTCGACGTGGACATCCCGCTCGGTGTGCTGACCGTGATCACCGGGGTGGCCGGCTCCGGCAAGAGTTCCCTGATCAACAGCTCGGTGTCCCCGCTGGACGGTGTGGTGACGGTCGATCAGAGCGCGATCAAGGGATCGCGGCGGAGCAACCCGGCCACGTACACCGGTCTGCTGGAGCCGATCCGCAAGGCGTTCGCCAAGGAGAACGGAGTCAAGCCCGCGTTGTTCAGTGCCAACTCCGAGGGCGCCTGCCCGGCCTGCAACGGGGCCGGGGTGATCTACACCGATCTGGGCATGATGGCCGGCGTCGCCACCACCTGCGAGGAGTGCGGCGGCAAGCGCTTCGGCGCCTCGGTGCTGGAGTATCGGTTCGGCGGTCGGGACATCAGCGAGGTGCTCGCGATGTCGGTGGCCGAGGCCGAGGAGTTCTTCGCGTCCGAGGCGGCCAGCGTGCCGGCGGCGCACAAGATCCTTACTCGGCTGGCCGAGGTCGGCCTCGGCTATCTGCGACTCGGACAGCCGCTGACCACGCTGTCCGGTGGCGAACGGCAGCGGATCAAGCTGGCCACCCAGATGGCGGAGAAGGGTGACGTGTACGTGCTGGACGAGCCGACCACCGGCCTGCACCTGGCCGACGTCGAACAGTTGCTGGCGCTGCTGGACCGGCTGGTCGACTCCGGCAAGTCGGTGATCGTGATCGAACATCACCAGGCGGTGATGGCGCACGCCGACTGGATCATCGATCTTGGTCCCGGCGCCGGCCACGACGGCGGCACCATCGTCTTCGAAGGCACCCCGGCCGAATTGATCAAGGATCGCTCGACCCTGACCGGCCAGCACCTGGCCGAGTACGTCGGCAGCTGA
- a CDS encoding type II toxin-antitoxin system VapC family toxin, translated as MTHFYLDSSVAVRILLGHSPEAAEWFDLTTASTDRIVSSRILRTEVTRVLRREDLPVADRDRILDHIDIIPIDHAVLTEAESIVPNIKTLDAIHLASVVRSGLEDVVIVTHDRAMAHVAEQLGYRIHDPVPS; from the coding sequence GTGACCCACTTCTATCTGGACAGTTCGGTCGCCGTCAGGATCCTGCTGGGTCACTCGCCGGAGGCCGCCGAGTGGTTCGATCTCACGACCGCTTCAACCGATCGGATCGTCTCGTCGCGCATCCTGCGCACGGAAGTGACCAGGGTGCTGCGCAGAGAGGATCTGCCCGTTGCCGACCGTGATCGGATTCTCGATCACATCGACATCATCCCGATTGATCATGCAGTCCTGACCGAAGCCGAGTCGATCGTGCCGAACATCAAGACGCTCGACGCGATCCACCTTGCATCCGTCGTTCGCTCGGGCTTGGAAGATGTGGTGATCGTGACCCACGACCGAGCCATGGCTCACGTCGCCGAACAACTCGGCTACCGCATCCATGACCCGGTCCCCAGCTGA
- a CDS encoding type II toxin-antitoxin system Phd/YefM family antitoxin, giving the protein MKTISIGQLRQNPAPMIADLESGEVYSLTRHNREIGRIIPTASSAGIVPRKVNSPARTREIRRHELRSATSIDELLASDKGDW; this is encoded by the coding sequence ATGAAAACGATCTCGATCGGCCAGCTGCGACAGAATCCTGCGCCGATGATTGCCGACCTCGAATCCGGCGAGGTCTACTCGCTGACCCGACACAACCGGGAGATCGGCCGGATCATCCCGACGGCCTCGTCTGCTGGCATCGTGCCTCGCAAGGTCAATTCGCCCGCCAGAACCCGTGAGATCCGCCGGCATGAGCTGCGAAGCGCCACGTCGATCGATGAACTTCTTGCGTCCGACAAGGGCGACTGGTGA
- a CDS encoding sugar phosphate isomerase/epimerase family protein: MSKPEISVQLYSIHAQLDADLDGSLRRLFEIGLRTVEAFDFVRRADELKKSFDAYGLSAPTAHAILIENEGVATPDGLLSVPPAEEVFAAANTLGVQVVIDPFVAPSRWATADDVQRNAERLNASAKQAAEFGLKVGYHNHDHEFATQIDGRPALEVFAGLLDPAVLLEVDLYWATAGGADPVALLEKLGDRVIAVHIKDGPMRPGITAADMPSDQQPAGQGDVPLAAVLAANPELPYAVIEFDHYEGDIFDGIAQSYRFLTDTLG; the protein is encoded by the coding sequence GTGTCCAAGCCCGAAATTTCAGTACAGCTCTACTCGATTCATGCCCAGCTCGATGCCGACCTCGACGGGTCGCTGCGGCGGCTGTTCGAGATCGGACTGCGGACCGTCGAGGCGTTCGACTTCGTCCGCCGGGCGGACGAGCTGAAGAAGTCGTTCGACGCGTACGGGTTGAGCGCGCCGACCGCGCACGCGATCTTGATCGAGAACGAGGGCGTCGCCACACCTGACGGCCTGCTGTCGGTGCCGCCGGCCGAGGAGGTCTTCGCCGCCGCCAACACCCTCGGCGTGCAGGTGGTGATCGATCCGTTCGTCGCTCCGAGTCGCTGGGCGACCGCCGACGACGTGCAACGCAACGCCGAGCGGCTCAACGCCAGCGCGAAGCAGGCCGCGGAATTCGGTCTCAAGGTCGGCTACCACAACCATGATCACGAGTTCGCCACCCAGATCGACGGCCGGCCCGCGCTGGAGGTTTTCGCCGGCCTGCTCGATCCGGCGGTGTTGCTCGAAGTTGATCTTTACTGGGCCACGGCCGGTGGCGCCGATCCCGTTGCCTTGTTGGAGAAACTGGGTGATCGGGTGATTGCCGTGCACATCAAGGACGGGCCGATGCGTCCGGGCATCACCGCGGCCGACATGCCGTCGGACCAGCAGCCGGCCGGACAGGGCGACGTGCCGCTGGCCGCTGTGCTGGCAGCCAATCCGGAGCTGCCGTACGCGGTGATCGAATTCGATCACTACGAGGGCGACATCTTCGACGGCATCGCCCAGAGCTACCGGTTCCTGACCGACACGTTGGGCTGA
- a CDS encoding intradiol ring-cleavage dioxygenase, translated as MKQRPNHLRYQGRELPRPDEELVDQGLGFDLGTLFDRRRVLALFGAGAAAAGLAACSNGNGSTADAATGDAATGSSGGLTEIPDETAGPYPGDGSNGPDVLEQSGIVRSDLRSSFGTGSATAEGVPMTLELTILDLAHDNAAFNDVAVYVWHCDRGGNYSMYASGLEDENYLRGVQIADADGKVKFTSIFPACYSGRWPHIHFEVYPDQDSITDSTKAIATSQVALPASVCQQVYKQSGYQQSVQNLSRVSLDSDNVFGDDGGKHQLGTVTGGIKKGLQVSLKVPVDTGTKPTGGSAPQGGGGPGGAPGGAPPSGAPTGAPPSGAPSRGAS; from the coding sequence ATGAAACAACGGCCGAACCATCTCCGCTATCAGGGACGCGAGTTGCCCAGGCCGGACGAGGAACTGGTTGATCAAGGTCTCGGATTTGATCTTGGTACGTTGTTCGACCGGCGCCGGGTGCTGGCGTTGTTCGGCGCGGGAGCAGCTGCGGCCGGGCTGGCCGCGTGCAGCAACGGCAACGGCTCGACGGCGGATGCGGCGACCGGCGATGCCGCCACCGGTTCGTCCGGCGGGCTGACCGAGATCCCGGACGAGACCGCCGGCCCGTATCCCGGCGACGGATCCAACGGTCCGGACGTGTTGGAGCAGAGCGGCATCGTCCGCAGTGACCTCCGGTCCAGCTTCGGCACCGGCAGCGCCACCGCCGAGGGCGTGCCGATGACGCTCGAGTTGACGATTCTGGACCTGGCGCACGACAACGCCGCGTTCAACGACGTCGCGGTGTACGTCTGGCACTGCGATCGCGGCGGCAACTACTCGATGTACGCGTCCGGGCTGGAGGACGAGAACTACTTGCGCGGCGTCCAGATCGCCGACGCCGACGGAAAGGTGAAGTTCACCAGCATCTTCCCGGCCTGCTACTCGGGCCGGTGGCCGCACATCCACTTCGAGGTCTACCCGGACCAGGACAGCATCACCGACTCGACCAAGGCGATCGCCACCTCGCAGGTTGCGCTGCCGGCCTCGGTCTGCCAGCAGGTCTACAAACAGAGCGGCTACCAGCAGTCGGTGCAGAACCTGTCCCGGGTCAGCCTGGACAGCGACAACGTCTTCGGCGACGACGGCGGCAAACACCAGCTCGGCACCGTGACCGGCGGCATCAAGAAAGGGCTGCAGGTCTCGCTGAAGGTGCCGGTGGACACCGGCACGAAGCCGACTGGTGGGTCGGCTCCGCAGGGTGGCGGTGGTCCGGGTGGTGCACCCGGTGGTGCGCCGCCCAGCGGTGCCCCGACCGGAGCTCCGCCCAGTGGTGCACCTTCACGCGGCGCGAGCTGA
- a CDS encoding LCP family protein produces MTSATLPPSRPRPGSSSGRAFARPKEPSPIQQQSHRVKLRRGLTFLLMTLVLPGSAQMAAGNKRVGRIALRAWAVLVAAVIVTAILGLVWRSAFITLLSSSAPLRILQVLLVLVGICWALLMIDAWRISRPPELARKHRLGFAMLSTALAFMITGALFASASIVSSQRDFMASVFAGGGDSHAKAGRINVLLLGGDAGKDRVGLRPDSMTIASIDVDSGRTVLFSLPRNMEDVPFPASSPLHKKFPNGYGCADHSCMLNAVYTYAMAHKDLYPGVRNPGAQATKEAAEGATGLKINYYALVDLKGFQKLIDAVGGITLTVNKRLPIGGQVPGQKVKNYIEPGKQHMDGFHALWYARSRHADSDYARMARQKCVMNAMLNQLDPVTVLTKFNKIAKAGKQVMETDVPPSQINKLIELAGKAKQHKIASVAFVPPTIYPGSPNFALMHRLTNEAVTKATDEGAAKAKAERKAAKKKAQQEKAQQQKSGAPSSGASSPASTSSPTGSSTSSAPSRANTPTSNSSAGSDNADDSQDLTKVCSA; encoded by the coding sequence GTGACCTCAGCCACGCTGCCCCCGTCCCGACCACGCCCAGGCTCGTCCTCCGGGCGTGCCTTCGCGCGGCCGAAGGAACCCAGCCCGATCCAACAGCAGAGTCATCGGGTCAAGTTGCGGCGCGGCTTGACCTTCCTGTTGATGACCCTGGTGCTGCCCGGCTCGGCGCAGATGGCCGCCGGCAACAAGCGGGTCGGCCGGATCGCGCTGCGGGCCTGGGCGGTGCTGGTAGCGGCGGTGATCGTGACCGCGATCCTGGGCCTGGTCTGGCGCAGTGCCTTCATCACCCTGTTGTCCAGTTCGGCGCCGCTGCGGATCCTGCAGGTGCTGCTGGTGCTGGTCGGGATCTGCTGGGCGCTGCTGATGATCGACGCCTGGCGGATCAGCCGTCCGCCGGAGCTGGCGCGCAAACACCGGCTCGGCTTCGCGATGCTGAGCACCGCGCTGGCGTTCATGATCACCGGCGCGCTGTTCGCCAGCGCCTCGATCGTGTCCTCGCAACGCGACTTCATGGCCTCGGTCTTCGCCGGGGGCGGTGACAGTCACGCCAAGGCCGGCCGGATCAACGTGCTGTTGCTCGGCGGCGACGCCGGCAAGGACCGGGTCGGGCTGCGGCCGGACAGCATGACCATCGCCAGCATCGACGTCGACTCCGGTCGTACGGTGTTGTTCAGCCTGCCCCGCAACATGGAGGACGTGCCGTTCCCGGCCTCCTCGCCGCTGCACAAGAAATTCCCCAACGGGTACGGCTGCGCGGACCACAGCTGCATGCTGAACGCGGTCTACACCTACGCGATGGCGCACAAGGATCTCTATCCCGGCGTGAGGAATCCGGGTGCTCAGGCCACCAAGGAGGCGGCCGAGGGAGCCACCGGACTCAAGATCAACTACTACGCGCTGGTCGACCTGAAGGGATTCCAGAAGCTGATCGACGCCGTCGGCGGCATCACCCTGACGGTGAACAAGCGGCTGCCGATCGGCGGCCAGGTGCCCGGGCAGAAGGTGAAGAACTACATCGAGCCGGGCAAGCAGCACATGGACGGCTTCCACGCGCTCTGGTATGCCCGGTCGCGGCACGCCGACAGCGACTACGCCAGGATGGCCCGGCAGAAGTGCGTGATGAACGCGATGCTGAACCAGCTCGACCCGGTCACCGTATTGACCAAGTTCAACAAGATCGCCAAGGCCGGCAAGCAGGTGATGGAGACCGACGTGCCGCCGTCGCAGATCAACAAGCTGATCGAGTTGGCCGGCAAGGCCAAGCAGCACAAGATCGCCAGCGTCGCGTTCGTACCGCCGACCATCTATCCGGGCAGCCCGAACTTCGCCCTGATGCATCGCCTGACCAACGAAGCCGTGACCAAGGCGACCGACGAGGGTGCCGCCAAGGCCAAGGCCGAACGGAAGGCGGCCAAGAAGAAGGCCCAACAGGAGAAGGCACAGCAGCAGAAGTCGGGCGCGCCGAGCAGCGGTGCCAGCTCACCGGCCAGCACCTCGTCGCCGACCGGATCGTCCACCTCCTCGGCACCGAGTAGGGCCAACACCCCGACCAGCAACTCCTCGGCGGGTTCCGACAACGCCGACGACTCGCAGGATCTGACCAAGGTCTGCTCGGCCTGA
- a CDS encoding glycosyltransferase 87 family protein, whose amino-acid sequence MAKPMSAVLCWLVSRLLVILLATTATEHRATGDVSYYFASLARLRKVGVGRTMIEYPLPVVWLLQLPYAIGRAVGGGLTTFRLVFVLAMLCLDAAFSILLWRCTGRRWSAAIVFWLGFAVAIGPLIYFRFDLVPSVLAGAALLAMRRRPGLSGVLVAAAAAIKLWPAVLVGSLLRGAGRRRRMLAGFALAGSGLFVTAFLAAGWQRLLSPLRWQAERGLQIESVWATPLMILRLADPLTWRSHFSAFHAFEVSGPGVEVLLRLSSIATVAGILLIILLAVRGLAGRNRADSPSIDRHTAGWLMVASVLIMIISDKVLSPQYLIWLAGPVAALLVIRAAEQRRRGGGIALVCAVLVLALLTQAVFPISYRGLHGSALDGSLSLWATALLAMRNGGLVIVTAVAVRMAWHRGCTHTASTVDGQPDSVPS is encoded by the coding sequence GTGGCGAAGCCGATGTCGGCAGTGCTGTGCTGGCTGGTCAGTCGGCTGCTGGTGATCTTGCTGGCGACGACGGCAACCGAACACCGGGCCACCGGAGACGTCAGCTACTACTTTGCGTCGCTGGCTCGGCTGCGCAAGGTCGGCGTCGGCCGGACCATGATCGAATACCCGTTGCCGGTGGTCTGGCTGCTGCAACTCCCGTACGCGATCGGGCGGGCGGTCGGCGGCGGGCTGACGACCTTCCGGCTGGTGTTCGTGCTGGCGATGCTCTGCCTGGATGCGGCGTTCAGCATCCTGCTCTGGCGGTGCACGGGTCGGCGGTGGAGTGCCGCGATCGTGTTCTGGTTGGGTTTCGCGGTGGCGATCGGACCGTTGATCTACTTTCGGTTCGATCTGGTGCCGTCTGTGCTGGCCGGTGCCGCGCTGCTGGCGATGCGGCGGCGACCCGGGTTGAGCGGGGTGCTGGTCGCCGCCGCGGCAGCGATCAAGTTGTGGCCCGCCGTGCTGGTCGGTTCCCTGCTGCGCGGTGCCGGTCGACGTCGCCGGATGCTGGCCGGTTTCGCTCTGGCCGGCAGCGGGCTCTTCGTCACCGCTTTCCTGGCTGCGGGCTGGCAGCGGCTGCTCTCACCGCTGAGGTGGCAGGCCGAGCGCGGTCTGCAGATCGAGTCGGTGTGGGCGACGCCGTTGATGATCTTGAGGTTGGCCGATCCGCTGACCTGGCGATCGCACTTCAGCGCCTTCCATGCCTTCGAGGTGTCCGGGCCCGGAGTCGAGGTGCTGCTGAGGTTGAGCTCGATCGCCACGGTCGCAGGGATCTTGTTGATCATCCTGCTGGCCGTGCGCGGACTGGCCGGCCGGAATCGGGCGGACTCGCCATCGATCGATCGGCATACGGCCGGCTGGCTGATGGTCGCTTCGGTGTTGATCATGATCATCTCCGACAAGGTGCTGAGTCCGCAGTATCTGATCTGGCTGGCCGGTCCGGTGGCCGCGCTCCTGGTGATCCGGGCAGCCGAGCAGCGACGGCGAGGCGGCGGGATCGCGCTGGTCTGTGCGGTGCTGGTGCTCGCACTCCTCACCCAGGCCGTTTTCCCGATCAGTTACCGGGGTCTGCACGGTTCGGCGCTCGACGGATCCCTGTCGCTGTGGGCCACCGCGCTGCTGGCGATGCGCAACGGCGGCCTGGTGATCGTGACCGCGGTCGCAGTCCGGATGGCGTGGCATCGCGGGTGCACTCATACCGCTTCCACAGTGGACGGACAGCCGGACTCCGTACCGTCGTAG
- a CDS encoding GntR family transcriptional regulator, which yields MVDPGADISAPNAAGPPTAPKGVQAADAGSTTNAPGEPTPTAPRQLPIILDRNSPVPLYHQLAQAIEAAIRSGELSPGDRLENELSMTTRLGLARPTARQAIGELARKGLVVRKRGVGTQVLSPRINRETRLSSLYEDLQAAGRRPETRLLSYELGVSAEDLLSSGVELAETELSGEFLKITRLRIADGLPLAILTNHLPARLAVSEADLAGTGLYAALRARGVNLRVAHQTVSARLMTADEGKLLAERRPAACLTALRVVYDDSGRLVEIGQHVYRASHYSLEVSLAP from the coding sequence ATGGTCGACCCTGGAGCGGACATCTCCGCCCCGAATGCCGCCGGCCCGCCAACCGCACCGAAGGGCGTGCAGGCAGCGGATGCCGGCAGCACGACGAACGCGCCCGGCGAGCCGACGCCGACCGCCCCTCGGCAGCTGCCGATCATCCTGGACCGCAACAGTCCGGTGCCGCTGTATCACCAGCTGGCACAGGCGATCGAGGCCGCGATCCGTTCCGGCGAACTGTCCCCCGGCGATCGCCTGGAGAACGAGCTGTCGATGACCACTCGGCTCGGTCTGGCCCGGCCGACCGCGCGGCAGGCGATCGGCGAGCTCGCCCGCAAGGGGCTGGTGGTGCGTAAACGCGGGGTCGGCACTCAGGTGCTGAGCCCGCGGATCAATCGCGAGACCCGCCTGTCCAGCCTGTACGAGGATCTGCAGGCGGCCGGCCGGCGGCCGGAGACCCGCCTGCTCTCGTACGAGCTGGGGGTGTCTGCCGAAGACCTACTGTCCAGCGGCGTCGAGCTGGCCGAGACCGAACTCAGCGGTGAGTTCCTAAAGATCACCAGGTTGCGGATCGCCGACGGGCTGCCGCTGGCGATCCTGACCAACCATCTGCCGGCACGGCTGGCGGTCAGCGAAGCTGATCTTGCCGGCACCGGTCTCTACGCGGCGTTGCGCGCCCGCGGGGTCAATCTGCGGGTCGCCCATCAGACGGTCAGCGCTCGGTTGATGACCGCCGACGAGGGCAAGCTGCTGGCCGAGCGCCGACCGGCAGCCTGCCTCACCGCACTCCGGGTGGTGTACGACGACAGCGGCCGGTTGGTCGAGATCGGCCAGCACGTCTACCGCGCCTCGCACTACTCCCTCGAGGTCTCCCTCGCCCCTTGA